The proteins below come from a single Alnus glutinosa chromosome 9, dhAlnGlut1.1, whole genome shotgun sequence genomic window:
- the LOC133878340 gene encoding SNF1-related protein kinase regulatory subunit beta-3, whose amino-acid sequence MNNQYGEEHDEATVVGFEVPKSPDSSYNNVYPGNEDEARDPPLVPPHLQNTLISYPASRDIAGTLPLPQNVILNHLYIENREPPRSVVALGFTHRFRQKYVTVVVYRPVHRRGSTST is encoded by the exons ATGAACAACCAGTATGGTGAAGAGCAT GACGAAGCAACAGTTGTGGGGTTTGAAGTTCCAAAATCACCTGACTCAAGTTACAACAACGTGTACCCTGGTAATGAAGACGAGGCACGGGACCCGCCTCTTGTCCCACCACATCTCCAAAACACCTTAATTAGCTACCCAGCAAGCAGAGACATTGCTGGAACTCTTCCATTGCCACAAAATGTGATTCTGAACCATCTTTACATTGAGAACAGGGAGCCCCCACGATCTGTAGTGGCGCTTGGGTTCACGCATCGATTCCGTCAAAAATATGTTACAGTTGTAGTTTACAGACCAGTTCATAGAAGGGGCAGTACCAGTACTTAA